A genomic segment from Sparus aurata chromosome 10, fSpaAur1.1, whole genome shotgun sequence encodes:
- the LOC115589793 gene encoding butyrophilin subfamily 2 member A1-like: protein MRQFSVSTMPHLKEGLAFKPLLSYFSAVVFHTVVFLHLTQPCAGQSQVVVGPSQPIVVTAGDDIILPCQIEPAVDASDMTVEWTRPDLNPRFVHVWRDGVELDNKKHPSYNGRTSVFVNKLRCGDISLNLSKVRLSDSGKYRCFIPTLGRESTVELVVSAVSSIVISLERAGKDEDSSGHVVLQCESTGWYPEPEVFWLDGEGNLLSAGPTETVRGPDDLYTVSSRVTVEKRHSNSFTCRVQQNHTNQTREAQIHVPEDVFMEPSSSAVPIIVVLCFVCVLLFSALVVWKRRRNKSKDKKHQDKGPEEGTEETELLDSGRRKMEDPDNEKLKEKVEEKLDTTDVMSVLTEKRKELEHNRDKLMSQIEEVESERTENKKKLQSFWHINKNNLLDMRQQLDNKKTEYEKSLKKIEGGIQTTEDVMTKLIKSKNKAEEQVQEMSEQPEDTNRRSDKIQLDQSESKEETVRNTDVLTTAETQPNLHVSDSPAGGSSSHGESGTAEQTEIKTGEMIDVKEEHYK from the exons ATGAGACAG ttttcagtctccaCGATGCCTCACCTGAAGGAAGGACTCGCCTTTAAACCTCTGCTCAGTTACTTCAGTGCAGTGGTTTTCCATACTGTTGTCTTCCTTCATCTAACGCAGCCCTGTGCAG GTCAGTCCCAGGTGGTGGTTGGTCCATCTCAGCCAATAGTCGTAACAGctggtgatgacatcattttacCTTGTCAGATCGAACCTGCTGTGGATGCCTCAGACATGACTGTAGAGTGGACAAGGCCCGATCTCAACCCCAgatttgtgcatgtgtggcgTGATGGAGTGGAACTGGATAATAAAAAACATCCGTCCTACAACGGAAGGACATCAGTGTTCGTCAACAAGCTGAGGTGTGGAGACATTTCACTGAATCTGTCCAAAGTGAGACTCTCTGATAGTGGCAAATACAGATGCTTCATCCCCACACTGGGCAGAGAATCTACAGTTGAGCTTGTTGTCA GTGCCGTCTCATCCATTGTCATCAGCTTAGAGAGGGCTGGAAAAGATGAAGACAGCAGTGGACATGTAGTTCTACAGTGTGAGTCTACAGGCtggtatccagaacctgaggtgttctggctggacggtgagggaaacctcctctctgctggacctacagagacagtcagaggtcctgatgacctctatactgtcagcagcagagtgactgtggagaagagacacagcaacagcttcacctgtagagtccaacagaaccacaCCAACCAGACCAGAGAGGCACAGATACATGTTCCAG AGGATGTATTCATGGAGCCATCTTCTTCTGCTGTTCCTATCATCGTGgtcttgtgttttgtctgcGTCCTGCTGTTTTCTGCACTTGTTGTTTGGAAAAGGAGACGAAACAAAAGCA AAGACAAGAAGCACCAGGACAAAGGACCTGAAGAAGgaacagaagaaacagaactGCTCGACAGTGGACGGAGGAAAATGGAAGATCCGGataatgaaaagttaaaggagAAAGTGGAAGAAAAGCTGGACACGACTGATGTCATGTCAGTGTTgacagaaaagaggaaagaacTCGAGCACAACAGAGATAAACTGATGTCTCAGATAGAGGAGGTGGAAAGCGAGAGGACAGAGAACAAGAAGAAACTTCAGTCATTCTggcatataaataaaaataacctATTAGATATGAGACAGCAACTGGACAACAAAAAGACTGAATATGAGAAATCTTTAAAGAAAATCGAGGGAGGAATACAGACAACAGAGGATGTTATgacaaaattaataaaaagtaAGAACAAAGCAGAAGAGCAGGTTCAAGAAATGAGCGAACAAcctgaagacacaaacagaagaaGTGACAAGATTCAGTTAGACCAGTCAGAGAGTAAAGAGGAGACAGTCAGAAATACTGATGTGTTAACAACAGCTGAGACACAACCCAACCTGCAT